Part of the Pseudomonas sp. P8_241 genome is shown below.
CGGCCCTTTCGGATACTCCCGTGAACATCGAAGCGTCGGTTGCTCCATCACCGGCCGCACAGGGAGCGGCTTTGGTTCAAGCCGCTGAGGTTGCTGCCCCGATCTGTGCGGTGTGCCAAAAACTGGCACAGGTGAACCCATGAATCAGGCGTATTTGCTGCTCGATGCAGCCCAGATCGCCAACCTGCCGATCCGTCTGTTTGAATTGGGATGCAATACGGTGTTTCACCCCCTGTATCAACAGACGGCTTATCACGCTCTGGACGCGGTGGGTCCGGTGCTGGTGCCGGTGCTTCCAAATAGCCCGCTGGCACGCACTTTTATTCAAGAGTGGAGTGAGACGGCGGGTATCTGGCTGGAATCCGAGGCGGATGAGGCAGTGTTGTTAGTGCACCTTCGCAGCCTGATTCACGCCCGCGTCGAGGGCGATGTCACGGTCTTTTTCCGGTATTACGACCCGCGCATCACCCATTTGTGGCTCGCTGACCTGCTGCCCACGGAGCGTGATGGGCTGATGGGGCCGATTCGACTCATCATGCTGCCGGAGTCGGTTGATCGCTCCGGTTTTATTCGCCAGGAAAATCCTGAACAAGCGGCGGCGCAATACGCGGATAAACCCTGGTTATACCTTTCTGCGCAACAACTGGATCACTTGAACCAAGCCAAGCGCCAATGCCTTGCCCGGCGCTTGATCGAGCATAGCCAGCAGCATTTCCCACAGTCCCTGCAAGGGTTGGATCACGCCGCACAACAGCAGTGGGCTGCGAGCTGCCAACGCAGCGCTGAGCGACAGGGCTACGGTGCCGCCGACGAAGTCATGTGCTGGGCCAAGTTTCACGCCGTGCTGGGTGAGGACTTTCCCTGCGCCCCCGGCCATGGGGTTTACCGGCAGATTCTCGCCGAAGCAGGCGTTTTGCCAGAACAACGCCTGGAAAACCTGAATGCCGAACTGACACGGCAGTTGCTCACCGACAAGGAGTTCTCTGTATGAGCGCAGATAGACTGGCGATGGTCGATCGCCTGGCACAGGCCGACCGTGCCGCCAAGGCGATGCCGCATGAAGATATCAATAGCCCCTTGACCCCTTGCCCGGCCCACCAGCCGGTACTGTTCGTGGTGCCGGTGCGTTATGCCCTGGGGGAAGAAAACGCCACCCAGGCCTGCTGCCAGCCCGGGGTTGGCACGCAGAGTCATCCCCTGGCGACACGGCGCCTGCGGGCCGGTTTTCTCTACCTGTGGCAAAACAACGGTCCGTTGAAACGCTATGCGGTCGCGGCAGATGGTTTGCTCAGCGAGCAAGCGCTGGAGGACGAGACGACCCTCTTGCAGAAGGGTAACGTGGCGGGGCTGGCCCTGGAAAAAATCCACGACGCCTGGATGCTCTACAGCGAGTTCCCGCTGAACGCCGAGCACTGCCAGTCGCTGAGCGACAGCCATGCCCAGCGCGCAGCGCACATGCGCCACGTGGCCTTGCGCACGGTGGCCGACGAGCTGCAAGCGCCCCATTGCCCGCCGCTGGCGAGCGCCGATCAAGTGCTGGCCGAACTCATCCCGGACACCTATGCCCGGTCGATGAAAGCGGATCAAAAACAGGGCGGTGAAGACACCGGCGCGCTGGGCGCCACGGCGATGAAAGCCCCGACCCCGGCCAACATCAAGGCCTACACCGACGCCATGCACCGCGCCCGTGAGCGCGAACGTATCCTCGCCGAGTACCCCGACGCCAGCGATCAGCCGCCGGGTCAGTGGAGTGCCGAGCCGTGGGACGGGCAGGGCACCCGGGACTGGCTGGACCGCGCCAGATCCCAGGCTGGGCCCTTGTTCAGCGTGTTCGCCTGCCTGGACGACGATCTGGGCGTGCTGCGGGACATCAACCATGAGCAAGAGTGGCTGGAGGCGCGTCACGAACAGTGGCTGGGCGACAACAACTTGCGCCTGAGCATCGGCGGGTTCATTCGCAGCCTGATCAGCGAAGACGGCGCCGAGCTGGCCGGCACGCTCAGCTACCGATACAAGGATCGCGACATCAGCCTCACGCCCGAGCAGGGCGAGGTGATGCTCAAGGCCCAGCACCGGCTGGATGAGGAACTCAAGGCCGAAACCCGTGCCCGCCAGTACGGCGGCCAGCCCACACAGGCCGAGGCGGCCGCCCGCGATGCGCGCATCGCCGCCATCGTCGCCCCGGTGCGGGCGTTTATTCCGGCGGACTTGTACACCGAAGCGGAATTCGTCGTCCGCGAGTACCGCGCGCAAAAGCACGCCAACCTCAACAACCATTTCTTGAGTGATAAAGTCAGCGAGTACATCGACCTCAAGGCGATGAACACCTGGCTCGAAGAGACCGCGCCGGCGCACTACCAGCAGATCGAGCAGCGTCACACCGCGTTGTTCGCCGACCGCGGCCAGTACCTCAAACGCTCGCGCAGCGGCACCTGGTTTGTCGATTACGACGACCTGGAGACCCGCCAGTGGCTGACCGAACTCGCCACCGGCTGCCTGACCGCCCAATGCATCCGCGCCCAGGGGGCCGAACAGTACGCCGACTATGTGCGCGCGGCGGACGGTGGTGCGCTGACGCACCTGTTCAACGCCTGGACACCCACGATCGACGCCGCCGTCAATAACGTCAGCCGCCTGGGCGAACTGATGGCGGCACTGGCCGACGACAACCTCAATGCCACGCACCTGGCGCTGGCGCCATTGAGCAAGCCGATCCTGCACGACATCGCGGCCATGGCCCGTGACGTCGGCAGCGCGTGGAGCGTGCTGGTCAAGCGGCTCGCGGCGGCCTTGCTGGTGCTCAAAGGCGATAAAGCCTTCAGCAATGCCTGGCTGGGCATTTTCGTCGCCGCGCGTCTGGGCAGCGATGCGCGCTTGCAGTTCGGCGTCGAAGGGAGCCGGCAGCTGTGGAAACTGCTGGGACAACAGGCCGACGCGTTGGACGGCTGGGTGAAAACCACCGGCAAGGCCATTGGGGCCGGGCGGGTGGAGCGGATCGTCAACTCGCCGGCGGTGGCCAACAGCGGCGGCGTGGTGCCAGTGGCGGCGTTGTTATTGAACGTGCTGAATGCGCAGAACTATTTGAGCGAGGCTGGGGGGTGGAGGGATGGACAGTCGACGGGTGTATGACACGGTGTCGGCGACGTTGTATGCGGGGGCGGCGTTGGTGGCGGTGATTGATCATCAGGTGCGGAAGGGGTTGGGGAAGGATAGGTTCTTTATTCGAACATCTGCAGCTCCGACTCTGACGCTGTTTGGTGGGGTGATTGGCGGGTTGTCTGCAGGTGCCGCGTATCAGGAGTTTAGATCGCTACAAAAGCAACTAGAAGATGCCCAGAGCCGAATCGATCCATGGCTGGACATGCGCCAGACTGTGGTTGGTGGACAAATCGCAGCCTTCGGTGCCCAGGCATTGTTGGGGACTACTTACACAATGAAAGCCTTGGCAGGTTCCATAACTGTCGAAGCCGCCATCTTGCGCTACACGCTGTACCTGGGGCCGTTGAACTGGCTGATTGCCGTGCTGGGCGTGCTGCACTTGATCACTTGGGTCTTCGAGCAAACCCCGCTGCAAAACTTCCTCAACTTCTGTTGCTGGTCAAAAGCCCGGGCGCTCGACCTGGCCCCCATCGCAGCCAAAGCCCAGGAGGAAGAACTCGATAGGCTGTACTTCATCCTGTATGCACCTCGGGTCAGCATGCAAAGCAGCACGGAATCGACCCTGGGTAGTGGCGCGTCGGGCCTTGCCTTCGTCAGCGCCATCAAGGCCCTGACCATCGATTTACCGGGGGCCGAGCCCGGCAGTGCCTACCTGGAACTGAGCATGATCGGTGATCCCGTGGATACCCAGGCTTACCGCCATCTGATCAAGAACAGCCCCAACCAACATTTCAAGCCGCCGCGTCCCTGGCGGGACATGACGCCGCACTGGCTGGTCAGCAGCATTTGCGAGTGGATACCGTTCAAGGACGGTCAGGGTCTGCGCCTGAGTGGTCCCTTCAAGGCGCTACGCGATGTCTTGGGCACAACCCCCAGCAGCGTTTCCCTGCGGTTGCGCTATCGCACGCCACTCCTCGCCATGCTCGGCGCCCCGACCTTCATCGGTGGCGAAGCAGGGCTGGCCTTTACCTTGAGCGACAGCACCGGCGTGATCGCGCTGCGGAACGACCCGACGCCTGAGCTGGATCGTGTCCCGCGATACCGGCTCGGCGAAGATCATCCCGGCGCCTCTTACCTGCAACCCAAGGACAAACCATGAGCACGCCCGAGGCAGGCACCACAAAAAACGGCTGTTGTCGCGCAACGATTATTTGGCGCCGCTGCCCATCCCTACGGGAGAAAAGCCGTGTGATGTGCTCAACATCATTTGGCGCAAAAATGAGGTGTTTCTGGATGTCGGCAACTACAGCATTGGTTCGGCGGTGATGACCATTTGGCCGGGGGTGATGCTGTTTTTAGCCATGTCTTTTTTTACTCGAAATCTCGACATTGAATTCAGTCAAGAGATTTTGATATTGGGCGCAGTTATTATGGGCATTCCTATCTGTTTGGTAATCCAAGGCCTCTTCCGCGAAGTCCCCTTACCCATACGCTTCAACCGCCAACGCCGCGAAGTCTGCGTCCCACGCGATAACGGCGAATACTGGCTCGTCCCCTGGGAAAGCGTGACCGCCGCCGCCACACAGCACTCTTCCGTCAGCCAGGCTGGCCGCAACACGATGGGCTTGCTGGTCATCGGCTTCGAGAATCCGGATCCCCACGCCGAGGAAGACAACAAGCACTTTTCGCTGGGTTTCAACTGCGGCGGCGGCACCACGGCGATGGCGTTGTGGGAGTGCATGCGCAGCTACATGGAGATCGGGCCGGCAGCAGCGCCGGAGGCGGCTGCGCTCAACTCGGGAGCGAACCTGCGCTACTACATCGATTACATGAGCGACAAGGCCAAAGAGCGCGGTTGGATTTTGACGCTGTTGTGGGAGGGCGTGTTCGGCGTATTCATCTTCAATGCTCCTCTCGCCACCTATCTGCAAAGGAAAAAGCTGTACCCACCGCCCGACCTGCTCTATCCCGACATCATCGAATGGTCCAAACCACTCCCCCCGGAACAATGGGCCAAACGCTCCCCGGAACTGGAAGCCGCCATCGCCAAACGCGAGGCTGAACTCGCTAGCCAGCAAGAGCGAGAGCTGGCGTGACGACAAATCCTCAAGGCCGGTTGCCCAGCACCGTTTCCCTGCGGTTGCGCTATCGCACGCCACTCCTCGCCATGCTTGGTGCCCCGACCTTCATCGGTGGCGAAGCAAGGCTGGCCTTTACCTTGAGCGACAGCACCGGCGTGATCGCGCTGCGGAACGACCCGACACCTGAGCTGGATCGTGTCCCGCGCTACCGGCTCGGCGAAGATCATCCCGGTGCCTCTTACCTGCAACCCAAGGACAAACCATGAGCACGCCCGAGGCAGGCACCACAAAACAACGGCTGTTGTCGCGCAATGATTATTTGGCGCCGCTGCCCATCCCTACGGGAGAAAAGCCGTGTGATGTGCTCAACATCATTTGGCGCAAGAATGAGGTGTTTCTGGATGTCGGCAACTACAGCATTGGTTCAGCGGTGATGGTGCTCTGGCCGATGGTGGTACTGTTTGCATTTATGGGTTATCTGTTCAGAAATGATCACGATGAAATGCACCTTTTTGCGGTGATGACCACCATCATTATTGGTGTGCCTACCGTTCTCTTGATCCAGGCCCTATTCCGCGAAGTACCGCTCCCTGTGCGCTTCAACCGCCAACGCCGCGAAGTCTGCGTCCCACGCGATAACGGCGAATACTGGCTCGTCCCCTGGGAAAGCGTGACCGCCGCCGCCACTCAGCACTCTTCCGTCAGCCAGGCTGGCCGCAACACGATGGGCTTGCTGGTCATCGGCTTCGAGAATCCCGATCCCCACGCCGAGGAAGACAACAAGCACTTTTCGCTGGGCTTCCACTGCGGCGGCGGCACCACGGCGATGGCGTTGTGGGAGTGCATGCGCAGCTACATGGAGATCGGGCTGCAAGTTCTCCCGTTAACCAATGATTTTGAAGGGGAGCGAGAGAGACTGCGTGGAAGGAATGTTTTCTGGGGTGTTTTCTGTGACTACTTGAATGGCATCAGACAACATCTGGCAGCCTGGGAAATTGACAAGGCATTGTGGCTTATCATCGGCGCCGTACTGTTCGGGGCACCGCTGGCAATGATGCTGCAAGCGTGGAAATTGTCACCGCCACCCGCGTTGACCCACCCCGATATCATCGAATGGTCCAAACCACTCCCTCCGGAACAATGGGCCAAACGCTCCCCGGAGCTCGAAGCCGCCATCGCCAACCGCGAGGCTGAACTCGCTAGCCAGCAAGAGCGAGAGCTGGCTTGACAACACCCGCCAGAATCCAAAAAAAACCCCGCAAAAGCGGGGCAGTAAGGGGTGCAGCAGTCATGCTTTAGGACGTTTATCCAACACGTGGCAAGCCTTGCCTTCCGATCGCTTGATCGAATGGAGCGGCTGCAAAACGATCCGTGAACTGATCCCGATGTACGTCTTGATGTGCTTGCTCAACTCCCCGCAAACAGCCTTCTGCTGTTCATCGCTCAGGTGCTGGTGCTCAGCCTTGAGTTCGACATGCACATCAACGCTGTCCAGGTTGCCATTGCGATACAGATGAATCTCGTAGCACTCGGCAAGTTGTTTGACTTTCAGTACCTGCTCCTCGATCTGCGTCGGGAACACGTTGACGCCGCGGATGATCAGCATGTCATCGCTGCGCCCGGTGATCTTGTCGATGCGTCGCATCGGCCGTGCAGTACC
Proteins encoded:
- a CDS encoding DUF4123 domain-containing protein encodes the protein MNQAYLLLDAAQIANLPIRLFELGCNTVFHPLYQQTAYHALDAVGPVLVPVLPNSPLARTFIQEWSETAGIWLESEADEAVLLVHLRSLIHARVEGDVTVFFRYYDPRITHLWLADLLPTERDGLMGPIRLIMLPESVDRSGFIRQENPEQAAAQYADKPWLYLSAQQLDHLNQAKRQCLARRLIEHSQQHFPQSLQGLDHAAQQQWAASCQRSAERQGYGAADEVMCWAKFHAVLGEDFPCAPGHGVYRQILAEAGVLPEQRLENLNAELTRQLLTDKEFSV
- a CDS encoding toxin VasX; its protein translation is MSADRLAMVDRLAQADRAAKAMPHEDINSPLTPCPAHQPVLFVVPVRYALGEENATQACCQPGVGTQSHPLATRRLRAGFLYLWQNNGPLKRYAVAADGLLSEQALEDETTLLQKGNVAGLALEKIHDAWMLYSEFPLNAEHCQSLSDSHAQRAAHMRHVALRTVADELQAPHCPPLASADQVLAELIPDTYARSMKADQKQGGEDTGALGATAMKAPTPANIKAYTDAMHRARERERILAEYPDASDQPPGQWSAEPWDGQGTRDWLDRARSQAGPLFSVFACLDDDLGVLRDINHEQEWLEARHEQWLGDNNLRLSIGGFIRSLISEDGAELAGTLSYRYKDRDISLTPEQGEVMLKAQHRLDEELKAETRARQYGGQPTQAEAAARDARIAAIVAPVRAFIPADLYTEAEFVVREYRAQKHANLNNHFLSDKVSEYIDLKAMNTWLEETAPAHYQQIEQRHTALFADRGQYLKRSRSGTWFVDYDDLETRQWLTELATGCLTAQCIRAQGAEQYADYVRAADGGALTHLFNAWTPTIDAAVNNVSRLGELMAALADDNLNATHLALAPLSKPILHDIAAMARDVGSAWSVLVKRLAAALLVLKGDKAFSNAWLGIFVAARLGSDARLQFGVEGSRQLWKLLGQQADALDGWVKTTGKAIGAGRVERIVNSPAVANSGGVVPVAALLLNVLNAQNYLSEAGGWRDGQSTGV